The genomic segment TCGAGTACAATGATCTTATCGGCATCAATGATTGATGAAATTTTTTGAGCAATAATGACGGTTGTCATTTTATTTTCTTTTGATGATTTTTTAATATTTTCTTTAACTAGCGCTTCAGTTTTTGCATCAAGAGCACTAGTAGAATCATCTAAAATTAAAATCTTAGGATTGTGCAAAATTCCTTGTGCAATGGCAAGTCTTTGTTTTTGGCCCCCTGAGAGATTAGCGCCTTGTTGTTCAATTTCATGGCCAAATGTTTTTTTAAATTTACTAATGTAGTTATAAGCGCAAGAAATTTTTGTAGCATTCAAAATTTCTTCTTCGGTCGCATCTTCATTAGCAAAAAGTAAATTAGATTTAATAGTTCCACTTAAAATTGTGGGCTTTTGATAAACATGAGAAATGCTTTTTTTAAGTGAAAAGCTATCAATTTCTTTAACATTTTTATCATCAATATAAACTTCACCATAGTGGGTTTTATAGTCATAACTTAGTAGTTTGGCAATTGTACTTTTGCCAGAGCCTGTTGGACCAATAATTCCCAACACTTCACCAGGGTTTACTTCAAAACTAATATCTTCTAAAATATTTTTTTCGCTCGTTTCGTAGTATCTAAAAGAAACATTTTTAAAAGTAATTTTGCCTGATTCGATATAGTTTTCGTTTTGCACAAATGGGATGTCTGGTTGTTTGTTTAAAATTTCGAAAATTCGTTTTGATGAAACTCTAGCTCTTCAAATATTAAAGAATGCCATTCCTGAAATAATTAACCCTCACATAACGATAATGATGTAGTTAAGAAAGGTGTTAATGTCTTTGATAAATTTAGCATATTCTGCTTCTTGGCCCTGAACAATCAAATTTTTAGTAGCAAAGTAAATAACTATTAAAATCGCCGCTGAAGCAAAGTTAGATACGGCTTCTAGTAACTGAAATACAACTGTAAAAATGCGACCAGATTTTAAAGAAGCTTTGTATAAATTATTAGTTGCGAATTGAAATTTGGCTTTTTCTTTTTCTTCTAAGTTGTATGACTTAATAACTTTTGCACCTAAAATACCTTCTTGCGATTCAACATTAATATCATCTGAGAATTTTTTTTCGTTTTGCATAGGTTTACGAATTGCTAAACCCATTCACATTAAAACTCCTACAACAATTGGCACAATTACAACAAGAACAAGTGAGAAATCAACATTAGTAAAAAATGCCAAAATGAGTCCCATAATCAAATTAATAGGACCCAAAATCGCTCCTCTAAGTAAAAATCTAATCCCTTCTTGAATTTGTTGGATGTCGATTGTAAAACGGGTTAAGATTTTAGCATTAGTAAAAGTATCAATGTCTTTTTGCGACAAACTGCCAATATGTTCTCAAAGATAGTTTCTGATTTCTCTTGCTCCGCCAATTGCAACTCGTGCGCCAATATAAGTAGCAAGTAAAGCTGCAAGAGTAGCAAACAACAAAAGCGAAATTATCCCAAGTGAAATCCCGGTGAGATTAGCTTCTATGGTAAAAAAAGTAAAAAGTTCAATTTTTGCAATCGTTCCACGACTGGTTGAAATTTGAATTAAAGCACTCAAAAAATTAGGAACCATTAAAAAACCCAAAGTTTGGATAATGGTAAAAAGTATTGCTAGAAAACTACCTCATTTGTAGCGTGTAGGAAGTAGCTTCATTAATTTTCACATTTCTTACTCCTTTTTTCTTAGTGAAAATAATCTACTTTTTGGCATCAAAGAAATTTTTAGCTTCAGTAACAATGAACTGTTCTTCATTAGCGCGAACCATATAAATTGGCAAAGCACTATTTTTAGTTGAAATCAGTTTATAGTCACTATATGAGCGATCTTTATTAATTTCCTCATCAATTTCCAATTTTAGTAAATTGATTTTCTTAATAACTTGCGAGCGTACATAAGAATCGTTTTCACCAACGCCGGCAGTAAAAACAATTCCATCAATTTTGCCGTGAATTTTATTTAAATACTTAATTAAGTAGTTAGTAATTTTTTCAACGTATAAATCTAGAGCAAATTGGGCTTGCGGATTAATTGATTTAACTTTATGAATATCTCTAATGTCAGGTGAGATTTGGCTAACACCTAACATTCCTGACTTTTCATTAAGCATTTTCATAATTTCATCTAGTTGCATACCGCTGTGCTTGGCAATATAAGGAATGATTGAGGGATCAATTTCACCACAACGAGTCCCCATCATTACACCATCTAATGGTGTAAAACCCATTGATGTATCAATTGATTTACCATTTTCAATAGCACATAAACTAGCGCCATTGCCAATATGTAAACTAACAATATTAACGTCTTTGTGACCAAAAATTTCTTCGGATTTTTTTGCAATGTAATGGTGATTTAGACCATGAAAACCGTACTTACGGATGTAGTACTTTTTAGTAATTTCGTAATCAATTGGATAAGTATAAGCAACACGAGGTAATGTTCTATGAAACGAAGTGTCAAAGTGCATTGTTTTTTTCGCTTGTGGAAATAGTTTCTCAAAAGCTAAAATTGTTTCAAGGGCTCCAGGGTTATGAACTGGTGCCAAATCAAGAACCTCTTTAAAATAAGCAATAGTTTTTTCATTTACTTCACAAGTGTCCTGTAAATTAGGGCCACCGTTGACGATTCTAAAAGCGACTTGACTAATTTCCGAGAAGTCTTTAATAATGTGATATTCCTCTCATTGCTCAACTAATTTTTTAACAGCTTCTAAAAAAGAAGGCAATGGTAGTTCAATTTCATGCTTTTGATTTTGATATTCAAGAGTTAAAATGCCTAGCGGCAATTTAATTTTTTGGGCCACGCCTTTTGCTTCAAGAGCTAATTTATCATTAAACAAACTTCACTTAATAGAACTTGATCCTGCATTGATTACTAATATTTTCTTCATGTCTTTTCACCTCAATTTGTATATTCATTAAATTATAAGATAATAAAATTTTTATTATAAACAAAAAACAAGCACTAAATAGCAAGTTTGACAAAGTCCTGTTTAGTGCTTGTTTTGATTTTTTCGATGTTCTTCTTTAGTCTTTTTAACAACATCTTTTAATTTTTTTAAATAATGATGCAGTGTTCCCTTGGATTTAGGATTTTTTTCTTTAACAAGAAGTTTTGAGAGTTCTTGTAAACTTAAATCAAGGTTATTTTCTTTATACTTAAAAAAATCAAGTTCGTTTTGGCTGAATTTATCAAAAAGGTTATGAGACTTCACATATTCAAAATTTTCGATAAATTCACTATTTAATTTAGCAATTCGTTCTTGATTAAAAAAATCAAAATTAGTTAGACGATTGATATTGTTAGAAAAATCGCGTTCAATCTTTTTTTCTTCAAAATTTAAATATGACTCATAGGCTTCAATTGCTTTTAAAAAATCACAAATATTTTCAATTTTTTTGATGTAAAGAATATACGAATTTCTTCTTTTTAATAGTTTGAATTCGAAATTATATTTATTAAGAATTTGTTGAGCTTCTTTAGCTTCTTCTTGCTCTAAAAACTTAAGTTCAAGATGATAGCTTGAACTATTGAGTCCGTTAATAGAACCACCAATTAAAAAAATCCCACTAAAATAATCGCGTTGTTTAGGGCAGCCCAAAAAATTTAGGCCTTCGTCGCTAAAAACCAGTTTATTCTTTTGAGGCATTTGAAAAGAAATTTTCAAACTACTAAGTATGTTTTGCACATAATTTAAGATTTCATTATTATTAATAATCAAAGTAACGAGGTCGCCAGTTTTTTGGGTAGTTGCTAAAATTCCGAAAAGCAAATTTAGTTTTTCTTTTTCATTTAACTTTCGTGAAATAATTTCGTTTTTTATTATTAGACTAAAGGTGCTTTTCATACTAAAAATCCCCCTAAAAATAAAAAAAGCAACGACCTATTTTTCCTAGTGGTATCGTCGGCACTGAAGGGCTTAACTGCTGAGTTCGGAATGGTATCAGGTGGAACCCCTTCGTTATGGTTGCTACGTGTATTATTATACATAAAAAAAATAAATGTGTAAAAATTTTTAATATTTTTTATTCATCAATTTTTGAAGTGTTAAAGTTACCAAAAATTTTGTTGACGGTCGAAACTACGATTCAAGCTTGTGGATCAATGTTAGAGATTTCTGCTTTGATTCTTGATTGTTCTAAATAAAGTGCCATAGTTTCGATTTTTGTAGTGTTTTCACCTGTATATCCACTTGTCATATCAACATAGTTGTAACCATGTCAATATTTAATTTCTTTAAGGTGTTCAATAACTTTTTGTGGATTTTTTGTATAAATTTCGATTTTAACTTTGCGATATTTAGGGTAAAGAATTTCAACAAAACCGTTATATACAAAAATATAAACTAGTGTAGAAATGCATCTTAATAAGTAACTAGCTAAATTTCAAGGGTGATTTTTTATTACGCCAGTTGCTTCTAAAATCCCAATCAATAAAGCAGAAAAGGCAGCAATTATCAAGGCAAAAATGGTGCTAATAAAACCAATGCCCATTTTCTTAACTCGTGAAACATAATAAACAATGATGTCGCTACCGGCAGTTGACCCAGAATTTTTTCAAGCAAGTCCTGAAGAAGCCCCGGCCGCTAGTCCACCAACAATCGCGTAAATTATAATTGGTCAGGTTGGGTTGGGCACCCCAGGCAATACATGAGGAGGATAGTTGGTGCCATAAACATCTCAGGGAATTAAATCTTTAAATGGTGTATCTTTTGTTCAATTAACATAATAAAATGAAATTTTGTCAAAAGCATTGTGAACAGCGGGAATTAAAAAGAAACTTTGAACAACCATTTGAAAAATTAAGCAATATAAGGTCATGACCATAAAGAGACTGGAATTCTTTTTTCAAAAAATAATAATAAGTGGGAGATTAATTGCAAAATAAATATAAGCAAAATATGGCGCAGTTGCCGAAACTGTATAAGTTAAAGCTTGAACCAAAGCCGAAACTCCCGAAGCAACAGTAGCTGCTTTATTTAAAAAGATTGCGACTCCGACATTGTATAAAAGTGCCGAAAGAAAAATAAAAAATAACTTCTTAGGAAACTTAACTCATACGTTAAAGATATTGACCCCATAAGGATTCAAATTGGCAAAATTAATGTTAATTTCTTGCTTTTGTTTCTTTCTACGCATGTTATTTTTTTCCTCAAGCCTATTAGTTTAATAATTAGTACAAATGTTAACACTTTTAATAATTTTTGTTAGATTATTAATCAATTTTAGAAGTGTCAAAAACACCGTTAATATCATGGATATTTGAAGTGGAAATTCATGCATTAGGATCGACTTTTTTAACCTCATCAAAAATGACATCTTTTTCTAAATAAAGAGCAATGGTTTCAATCCTTCCAAACTCGCGGTGGTTATAACCACTTACACCATAGAAAATGTTGTAAGCATGAACATAATTGATTTTTTTAAAGTGCTCAGTAATTCATTCGACTTTCGAAGTATAAATGTCGATTTTAACTTTTTTGTATTTAGGATAGAATTTGTTAACTAATAAAGTAAAGACAATTAAATAAACTAGAGTTCCACAAATTCTAACTAGTAATTCTGTTCCTGATAGTCCTTCAAGTCATGGGTGTTTTGCAACATTGCCAGTGTATTCAAGGGTCCCAATTGTAATCGTTGAAAAGCTAGAAAAACATAAAGCAACAATTAGAAAAGTATTGCCAATTGGTTTTTTAGTACGATAGGCAATGTAATTTGAAATAACTGAAGTTCCACCAATTGAGCCTCTTTGTTTTCAAGCAATCACCGAAGCAAAGCCTTCAGCAACACCCCCTAATATTGCATAAATAAGAATTGGTCAGTTTTGGCCATCATACATTCCACCTCTAGGCAAAGATGCAATTTCCGCAGCACTTTTACCAACAATATTGGTGCCAAAAGGAGCTCAATAATCACCAGGACGACCCGTCGGATTATAAATTGAAATTTTTTCGTTAATAAAGTTAACAATTGGATTAGATCCGCTTCCGTTATATTCAATAAAAACTAATTGAACAAGAATTTGAAAAAACATCCAATAGTAAGTTAAGACCATGAAAAGTCTTGGATTGCGTTTTCAAAAAATAAACATTAGCGGCATGTTAATTAATACATAGAAAAGTCCATAAAAGTTTTCAGTAGATGGCACTGTAAAGGTAATAATTTGGGCAAGTGAAGATGTTCCTGAAGCAATCGTGGCAGCTTTTTTTAGAAAGACAGTGATTGCCAAGTTATATAAGAGTGCACTAACAAACATCCAAAGAACTTTCTTAGGATATTTTTGCCAAATATTTAATAAATTAATTTTATGAGGATTAATGCGTTCGTAAAGTTTGCGATCAGCTTCTAATTTTTCCAAACGTCTTTGCTTTTTTAGATTAATTTTTTGAAGAGCTTCAGAAGTTTTTTTAGCGCTTTGCAAGCTAGGTTGTTCACTTGAATTTTGGTTTTGTTTCATTATTCTCCTTTCTTTGGAACATTTAGTCGATTAGTGTAATTAAAAGAAGATTTTTTACCTTCATAGTAAAAGCGGTTTTCATGAGCCCGAAATAGCAGTTGCACTACACCAACGGCACCGTGACGGTTTTTAGCAACGATGACATCAGTGATTGAATCTTGACCCATAGAACTATCATCGGGAAGATTGCTTGTATTCTCGTCATTTTCAATTTGCCCACTTTGTTTTTTGCGAGTATAGTAATCTTTACGATGTAGGAAAATTACAATGTCAGCATCTTGTTCAATCGTACCTGATTCACGTAAATCACTTAAAATTGGGGTTTTGTCTTCTCTTTTTTCAACATTACGACTTAATTGACTTAAAGAAAGGACTGGACATTCAAGTTCTCTTGCTAGTTGTTTTAGTGCCCGTGAGATCTTACTTACTTCAAGTTGACGATTTTCAATGTTTGAACGGCTACTATCACTAATAAGTTGTAAGTAATCAACTACGACTAAGTCAACTTTTTTATTTCGAGCAAAACGGCGTGAAAGTGTTGTTAAATCCGTTAAAGTCAAAGTTGGTTTGTCATTTAGATACATTTCTCATTTTGCCATACGTTCTTTAGTTCAATGTATTTCTTTTCATTCACCAACATCTAAAGCGTTTTTTCTTAATTTAGAAATTCCAATCATTGAAGTGATTGCAATCATTCTTTGAACTAATTGTGCATTTGACATTTCCAAAGAGAAAAATAAAACGGTTTTATTATTATTGGCAACATTAGCAGCGATATTTAAGGCGAAGGCAGTTTTTCCCATTGAAGGGCGAGCTGCCAAAATAATTAAATCCCCAGGATTTGCCCCTAGTAAAAGTTCGTCTAATGGCTGAAAACCAAAAGTTAGTCCAAGTGAAGTATCATTTCACTCGTTAGAGATGATATTACGAATTACTTCATCGGCTTTGGCACCAATTTTTTCATAGGTTGAATTAACTTCAGAGATATCAATATTTAGTAGATCAAGTTGTAGTTTACTTAACAATTCGCCCGCTTCAAATGGTTTATTGTCAATAATATCAATATTTGTTAGGAGAAGTTTTTTTAATTGATCGCTCTTAAAACGATCAACAAGGATTTTAATATAGCGATCTAATTCAGAATAATACCCTCCGTTTTGAACTAATCAACTAATATATTCAATAGGATCATAACCAAATTTTTTGATTGTTATTTTTTCTTCTAGTTTATTTTTGGTTAAATAATCAATAAAAACAGAAATATCGAAGTCTTTAGACAACGCATGGACATTACTAATGGCAGTATAAAGATTTTGATTTTCTTTGTAAAAAAACATTTCTGGCTTAATGATCTCGGCGGTTTCTAAAAAAGCATTCGGATCACGCAAAAACAAACCAAGCAATGTGGCTTCGTTATTGGCGATAGCGATTTCTTTATTAGTAATTTTATTGTCAGTAGCCATTTTACTTTTTACCTTTCATTAAATTATTTTTCAAGTTGAATTTTAATTATTAAATTTGCTATTACTTGAGGGTGTAATTTGACCTTAACAATATGAGTACCAAAGGTGTTGTACGATTCACCTGAAAGAGCGTTTTTTGGAAGCTTAATATCATATTTAAGAAGCTCTTTAGTAATTGCTTTAGTAGTAATGGATCCATGCACAACACTCATATGTGATTTTAGTGCGAAGCTAAGTTCAATGGCTTCAATTTTTTGTTTTTGGGCTTCAGCTTCTGCAATCGCCAAAGCTAAATCCTCGGCAATGTTTTCTTTAATCCGGTCCAGATTAGCAAGAGTCTGTTTATTAAGAGGTTGAGCATAACCATTTTTTATTAAAAAGTTTTTAGCATAGCCATCGGCTACTTCAATAATTTCATTTACTTTATATTTTTGGAAATTTTTAATTATTATTACTTTCATCTTTCACATCCGAAATTGCTTGTTTAATATTATCAATAAATAGGTCTAGGTCTTCATCGCTTTCAGCGGCGGCGGTTGAGAAATGCCCTCCACCATTAACGGCTTCTGCGATCACTTGAACATTGGTGTTAATACCTCGTGCTGACATTTTATAAACCTTTTTGTTTGGCAATTTAGCGACCACAAAAGCGGCTTTCCTTCCATCAACACGAAGAATTTCATCAGCAGCAATCGAGATAACATCAATTGGAATTTCTCTATCAGTATAAGCTAGAAAATAGCCCGGTTTCACTTCTTGGGTGTTTTTTAACAATAAGTTAATAAGTTCAAATGATTCTTTATTAATTTTCAAGCTATGTACTGCATTTGAAGTTTTAGCTCCCCAATTTTGGAGCAATGAACTTGCATAAAAGGTTTTAGAACTTGTTTGTTTTTGGAAACGATTAGTGTCCAAATAAATCCCGTTCAAAAGAAGTTGAGCTATTTCTGGACTAATTGCTTCACTATTATTCGTAAGCGCGATGATCTCAGTCACAATCTCTGAGGCTGATGATGAAAATGAATCAATGTAAACATTTTCACGATAAACATTTTCAAGAGTTTTGTTAATTCTATGGTGATCAAGAACAATGATGTTATCTTTAAGAATGTTAGTGAATGCTGAAGGATTTTCAATACGATCCTCACTGGCGGTATCTACAATAACAACAAGAGTTTTGGCATCATTTAGCGAAGTTGCTTGTCTTTTAGTAATGAACGCTTTTCGTAAATCTTTTTCAATGCGATCAATCATTCGTGAAGCAGTATCATCATAAGTCATATTTTGTATAAACACACGTTTATCATAATGCTTGGCAAGAGCGTAAATTCCAAACGCCGCTCCAATAGCATCTAGATCAGCGTTCTTATGACCGTAAACAATAACTTTTTCAATTGCATCTGATGATAATTTGGAAATTAAAAACTTGGCAATGTGATTTACATTAGTTCTTGAAAGATTGATTTCGATTTCAGATTCTGAGCCATAGTGACGAGAACGCTCATTTTGAGTTTTAATAGTAGTTTGATTACCTCCTCTAGCTTGTGATTCTAACAAAGCTTCTTTTGAAAGGGCATCAAGAGCATTTAAACTAAGGGCACCATATGAAAACCCAGCCGAAATTGTGATATTAGCATTTTTAATGATTTTTTTATTGGCAAGTTCTTGAAAAAAGTTGAAATTGCTTTTTTCAAATTCACTCAATATTTTTTGCGTTGTTATTAAAAAGAATTTTCCATTCTCATAGTTCTTATAAACGAAATTTCACTTTTTAGAAAGGGTGTCAAGCATGCCAAGCACGCTAACATTAATTTTGAAAAAATCTGCTTCAGAAAGAGTTGATTGGTATAGACTAATATTATCAATTTCTAATCTTCCAAACACTGAACGATCGTTGAAGTAATTTTCAAGCAATTGTGTTTGGAGGGTGATGTCTTTAATTGAAACGAAATTCTCTTCAAAATAAACATTAACTTGGTAAAAGAAGTTGTCTTTTTCAAATTCAAAATTTAGATTTGTGCTTTTTCATTCGGTAATATTAAAAATTTTCTTAATATCTTCGCCAATTATTTTTCTACCAAACCTGTTCTCGATGAATTTTGAAATTCAAACAATTGAACCATCGTTTGAAAAAGCGATCATTCCAATCGAAAAATTAGCTAGTTCTTTTTCCATGTAGTAGTTAAAACTTTCGTTAACTAACCCTAAACTACTAATATGACGGGCGTATTTAATAATTCCCGTTATTCCAATTGCAATTATTCAAAAGAGATATGTGATTCCAAAATAAATTTGCAATGCATGATTAACGAAGAAAAACACAATAAACAAACTTATTGTTGGGATAATGAATAAAAATATAATCTCAAGGATGATAGCAATCTTTTTTTTATCGCGCACCATAATATCAATATTATATATTAATATCGTAAATTATCATTTAAGGCAAGTGGCCTTATTCAAAAATAACAATGTTAAAAAATTTCTAAAGCTCAAAATGTTCAACTAAATCGCTTAGTCCTTGTTTTTTTTCTGAAGAAACCATAAAGATATTAATGTCGTCGCTAAATGTTAGTGCCTGTTGTTTTACTCGATGTTTTTGTGATTGGTTGGCTTTATCAATTTTAGTAATGATAATGTCAAATAACAACCCAAGCGATTTTAGATAATCAATCATTTCGAGATCAATGTAACTAAATCCAATTTTAGCGTCGATTAAAATGCAAATATTTTTTGAATTTTTACTATTTCTAAAGTAAAAATCAATAATGCCACTTATTTTGCTTTGTGCTTTTTTTGACATTGAAGCAAATCCATAGCCTGGCAAGTCAACAATAATTTTTTTTCTTTGCGTTTCAAAATAGTTAATTAACCTTGTTCTTCCCGGTGTTGAACTTGTTTTGGCGATTTTTTGTGATGCAAGAGCATTGATTAAACTAGATTTGCCCACATTAGAACGACCTCAAAAAACAATTTCGTTTTGGTCGTGTTCTAATCAATTATTTTGATCAGTTGCGCTTTTAATAAATTTCCACATAATTATCTAAAACTATAACACAAAAAATTTAGCCTTTATTTAATAAAAAACAAGCCACTTTATTTAAGGCTTGTTCTTAATTGCTATTCAGTTTTAGCTTTACGAGTTCTTTTTGGTTTTGATTCTTCAGTTGCTTCAGCTGTTGCTTTAGGTTCAGCTGATTTAACTGATTCTTCCATTTTTTTAACTTCGACTTTTTGTTGGTCTTGTGCAATTTCGTCACGATCTTTTTTGATTAATCCAATGTAAGGCAAGATAGCCATATAACGAGCTCTTTTGATTGCTAGTGCAACTGCTCTTTGGTGTCTTGCACATGTTCCGGTGATTCTTGATGAAAGAATTTTTCCTTGCATGTTAACTAGTCTTACAAGTTCTGCTTCATTTTTGTAGTCAATATAAGTAACTGCTTGTCTTTTTAAACAAAATTGACATGGGCGTCTACGAACAAATGGTTTTTTACGAATAACTCTTGCCATTATAAATCCTTAAGTTTTATCAATCTAAATCATTGAAGTCATCAACATCATTGTTAGTTGGTTCTTCAAATGCTTCGGGTTGAGTCGGGGTATTCATTTCAGGTGAAGGAATAGTGAATTCTTGAGTATTTGATTTTCTTCTTTCTTCATTAGTGGCCTTGCTTTCTAAGGCTTGCACACGATCAGCATTTATAGAAATTGATGTACTAATAGTTCCATCTTTAGCGGTGATTCTTGAAGATTGTACTGTGCCTTCAATTAAAAGCAACGAGCCTTTATCAAAGTACTTATTGACAAACTCTGCATTTTGTCTCCATGCTACGCAAGGGATAAAATCAGAGATTGCTTCATTATTTGCACCATTGTAAGTTCGTCTAGTTACAATAGTAAATCTTGAATACTCAACATTCGAGCCCGTAAAGCCTTGATATGGTTTATTAGCCAAACGACCAACGAGAATAACTTTATTCACAATTACCTCCAGTTGTTAAATTATTGTTCCTTAGAAACTTTTCTTGTTCTAGGTTTTGTAGTAGTTTGTTCGCTTTGTTTTGATGCAGTTGCTTCGGTTGAAGCTTCAGTTTTAGAAGCATCAGTAGTTTGGTTTCTACGAATAAATGGGCGTCTATCGCCTTGATTTGCAGAACGATCGTTGTTTTTAGCTCTTGGAATAAATCTTTTAACTTTTCTTGGTTTTAGACCTTTTTCTGAGTCTAAATTGATGATTAAAGATCTTAGAATAAATTTTGCAATATTTAGTTTTCTAGTAAGCTCTGCCATTAATTGTGGATCAGATTTTACGGTTACTAAATAATAAGTTGCACGAGTTAATTTATGGATAGGATAAGCCAACTCACTTCTTTCTAACTTTTCAATTTTAGTGTCTGACTTTTTAAGAACGCTAAAAAGTAGTTCACTAACTTGCTCTAAAGTAGAATCTGGGTTGGCTAGAATCATAATTTCATAATTTGACATTATTTTTCTCCTTATGGACATTGGGATCTTAGCGCGATCCAAGGAGTCACACAACCTTGTTTAAATGATTTAATACATTTTAACTTTCTCATTATAAACTAAAATAGCAAAAATTGGCATTTAACAATGTTTTT from the Metamycoplasma arthritidis genome contains:
- a CDS encoding DHH family phosphoesterase; this encodes MVRDKKKIAIILEIIFLFIIPTISLFIVFFFVNHALQIYFGITYLFWIIAIGITGIIKYARHISSLGLVNESFNYYMEKELANFSIGMIAFSNDGSIVWISKFIENRFGRKIIGEDIKKIFNITEWKSTNLNFEFEKDNFFYQVNVYFEENFVSIKDITLQTQLLENYFNDRSVFGRLEIDNISLYQSTLSEADFFKINVSVLGMLDTLSKKWNFVYKNYENGKFFLITTQKILSEFEKSNFNFFQELANKKIIKNANITISAGFSYGALSLNALDALSKEALLESQARGGNQTTIKTQNERSRHYGSESEIEINLSRTNVNHIAKFLISKLSSDAIEKVIVYGHKNADLDAIGAAFGIYALAKHYDKRVFIQNMTYDDTASRMIDRIEKDLRKAFITKRQATSLNDAKTLVVIVDTASEDRIENPSAFTNILKDNIIVLDHHRINKTLENVYRENVYIDSFSSSASEIVTEIIALTNNSEAISPEIAQLLLNGIYLDTNRFQKQTSSKTFYASSLLQNWGAKTSNAVHSLKINKESFELINLLLKNTQEVKPGYFLAYTDREIPIDVISIAADEILRVDGRKAAFVVAKLPNKKVYKMSARGINTNVQVIAEAVNGGGHFSTAAAESDEDLDLFIDNIKQAISDVKDESNNN
- the yihA gene encoding ribosome biogenesis GTP-binding protein YihA/YsxC, which gives rise to MWKFIKSATDQNNWLEHDQNEIVFWGRSNVGKSSLINALASQKIAKTSSTPGRTRLINYFETQRKKIIVDLPGYGFASMSKKAQSKISGIIDFYFRNSKNSKNICILIDAKIGFSYIDLEMIDYLKSLGLLFDIIITKIDKANQSQKHRVKQQALTFSDDINIFMVSSEKKQGLSDLVEHFEL
- a CDS encoding single-stranded DNA-binding protein, whose protein sequence is MNKVILVGRLANKPYQGFTGSNVEYSRFTIVTRRTYNGANNEAISDFIPCVAWRQNAEFVNKYFDKGSLLLIEGTVQSSRITAKDGTISTSISINADRVQALESKATNEERRKSNTQEFTIPSPEMNTPTQPEAFEEPTNNDVDDFNDLDW
- the rpsF gene encoding 30S ribosomal protein S6 — protein: MSNYEIMILANPDSTLEQVSELLFSVLKKSDTKIEKLERSELAYPIHKLTRATYYLVTVKSDPQLMAELTRKLNIAKFILRSLIINLDSEKGLKPRKVKRFIPRAKNNDRSANQGDRRPFIRRNQTTDASKTEASTEATASKQSEQTTTKPRTRKVSKEQ